The DNA sequence GGCAAATCAGAGATGCAGCTTATCAAGCAGAAGATATTATTGAATCAAGCATGTTTCATCAAATGCTTTACACCCCTCAAGGGATGAGGTTTACTTTCGTCACGCCATATCTACATAAAGTAACACAACGGCTTGATTCTGCGAAAGAACAAGTTGTGAAGCTTGTGGAGGGAAAGGCGATGCTAGCTCGCAGTGGTGCTTCTATCTCGCAACATCTTGAATATTTGAAGCATGTGGAGGTGGAAGAAAAGGAGATGTCGGCCATCAGTTCAATGAGTACTGGTGCACCTTCCTCGAGCTTGAACAAGTACTTGGTGGGAATTGATGAAGATCTGCTGCAGTTGAAGGATCGGCTTACAAATATGGAGCGCAAGCTGAAGATCATTCCCATCGCTGGAATGGGTGGAGTAGGAAAGACTACACTTGCTCGAAAGCTTTATGAAGATCTATTGATTGTTGAT is a window from the Salvia hispanica cultivar TCC Black 2014 chromosome 1, UniMelb_Shisp_WGS_1.0, whole genome shotgun sequence genome containing:
- the LOC125203575 gene encoding probable disease resistance RPP8-like protein 4 isoform X1; the encoded protein is MAYNLQSLITILEQILNPEELRWNVGHNKPRLESLLEKARFLQEILEKSSLTKLGSLERQIRDAAYQAEDIIESSMFHQMLYTPQGMRFTFVTPYLHKVTQRLDSAKEQVVKLVEGKAMLARSGASISQHLEYLKHVEVEEKEMSAISSMSTGAPSSSLNKYLVGIDEDLLQLKDRLTNMERKLKIIPIAGMGGVGKTTLARKLYEDLLIVDRFDARAWTTISQDYNMRAILLSLLRCIIGKECDQHVNKEDNELKHILYQSLYWMMYGARNSGMR
- the LOC125203575 gene encoding probable disease resistance RPP8-like protein 4 isoform X2, whose amino-acid sequence is MSLQFRILEQILNPEELRWNVGHNKPRLESLLEKARFLQEILEKSSLTKLGSLERQIRDAAYQAEDIIESSMFHQMLYTPQGMRFTFVTPYLHKVTQRLDSAKEQVVKLVEGKAMLARSGASISQHLEYLKHVEVEEKEMSAISSMSTGAPSSSLNKYLVGIDEDLLQLKDRLTNMERKLKIIPIAGMGGVGKTTLARKLYEDLLIVDRFDARAWTTISQDYNMRAILLSLLRCIIGKECDQHVNKEDNELKHILYQSLYWMMYGARNSGMR